The proteins below are encoded in one region of Sander lucioperca isolate FBNREF2018 chromosome 11, SLUC_FBN_1.2, whole genome shotgun sequence:
- the LOC116038194 gene encoding GDP-L-fucose synthase isoform X2, whose translation MSCQGDHTPPLRVLVTGGSGLVGRAIQHVVKEEGGAKEGEEWIFLSSKDANLMNMEETRAEFEKYRPTHVIHLAAMVGGLFKNMKYNLDFWRNNVYINDNVLQAAHEVGAVKVVSCLSTCIFPDKTTYPIDETMIHNGPPHESNFGYAYAKRMIDVHNRAYFQQHGSCYTAVIPTNVFGPHDNFSIEDGHVLPGLIHKAYIAQKEGKPLVVWGSGTPRRQFIYSLDLARLFLWVLREYSEVDPIILSVGEEDEVSIKEAAEAVVQALDFKGEVVFDTSKADGQFKKTASNAKLHRYLPDFTFTPFKQALKETCDWFVANYDAARK comes from the exons ATGAGCTGTCAGGGTGATCACACCCCTCCATTGAGGGTGTTGGTGACAGGAGGATCCGGCTTGGTGGGCAGGGCTATACAGCATGTGGTCAAAGAGGAGGGGGGAGCCAAGGAAGGGGAAGAATGGATATTTCTCTCCTCCAAAGATGCCAACCTCAT GAACATGGAGGAGACACGGGCAGAGTTTGAAAAATATCGGCCGACCCACGTCATTCATCTGGCTGCTATGGTTGGGGGGCTTTTCAAGAACATGAAGTACAACCTGGACTTTTGG AGAAACAATGTCTACATCAACGATAACGTGCTGCAGGCAGCACATGAAGTTGGCGCGGTCAAGGTTGTTTCCTGCCTGTCCACCTGCATCTTTCCGGATAAAACCACCTACCCTATCGACGAGACCATG ATCCACAACGGTCCACCTCATGAGTCGAACTTCGGCTATGCCTATGCAAAGAGAATGATTGATGTTCATAACAG GGCGTATTTCCAGCAGCATGGGAGTTGCTATACAGCTGTGATTCCCACTAATGTGTTTGGTCCCCATGACAACTTCAGCATTGAGGATGGTCATGTGCTGCCAGGCCTCATTCACAAAGCTTACATTGCTCAAA AGGAGGGGAAGCCCCTGGTGGTCTGGGGCTCCGGCACTCCCAGAAGACAGTTCATCTACTCTTTGGACCTGGCTCGTCTCTTCCTGTGGGTTTTGAGAGAGTATTCAGAGGTCGATCCAATCATTCTCTCTG TtggagaggaggatgaagtGTCCATCAAAGAAGCTGCAGAAGCAGTTGTGCAAGCACTGGACTTTAAAGGAGAAGTGGTG TTTGATACCAGTAAAGCAGACGGCCAGTTCAAAAAGACAGCCAGCAATGCAAAGCTGCACCGCTACCTGCCGGACTTCACCTTCACACCCTTCAAACAAG CTTTAAAGGAAACCTGTGATTGGTTTGTTGCCAACTATGACGCAGCCAGGAAGTGA
- the LOC116038194 gene encoding GDP-L-fucose synthase isoform X1, giving the protein MLQRLPASTSTLANNVSLSGWLCTTQFWTVVISNEQVTTNKLVLGFRCYRLRHPKIEMSCQGDHTPPLRVLVTGGSGLVGRAIQHVVKEEGGAKEGEEWIFLSSKDANLMNMEETRAEFEKYRPTHVIHLAAMVGGLFKNMKYNLDFWRNNVYINDNVLQAAHEVGAVKVVSCLSTCIFPDKTTYPIDETMIHNGPPHESNFGYAYAKRMIDVHNRAYFQQHGSCYTAVIPTNVFGPHDNFSIEDGHVLPGLIHKAYIAQKEGKPLVVWGSGTPRRQFIYSLDLARLFLWVLREYSEVDPIILSVGEEDEVSIKEAAEAVVQALDFKGEVVFDTSKADGQFKKTASNAKLHRYLPDFTFTPFKQALKETCDWFVANYDAARK; this is encoded by the exons ATGTTACAGCGGTTACCTGCTAGCACATCAACTTTGGCTAATAACGTTAGCTTGTCTGGCTGGCTTTGCACAACCCAGTTCTGGACAGTGGTCATCTCTAATGAGCAGGTAACAACAAACAAGTTGGTCTTGGGATTTCGTTGTTATAGGCTACGTCATCCGAAAATAGAG ATGAGCTGTCAGGGTGATCACACCCCTCCATTGAGGGTGTTGGTGACAGGAGGATCCGGCTTGGTGGGCAGGGCTATACAGCATGTGGTCAAAGAGGAGGGGGGAGCCAAGGAAGGGGAAGAATGGATATTTCTCTCCTCCAAAGATGCCAACCTCAT GAACATGGAGGAGACACGGGCAGAGTTTGAAAAATATCGGCCGACCCACGTCATTCATCTGGCTGCTATGGTTGGGGGGCTTTTCAAGAACATGAAGTACAACCTGGACTTTTGG AGAAACAATGTCTACATCAACGATAACGTGCTGCAGGCAGCACATGAAGTTGGCGCGGTCAAGGTTGTTTCCTGCCTGTCCACCTGCATCTTTCCGGATAAAACCACCTACCCTATCGACGAGACCATG ATCCACAACGGTCCACCTCATGAGTCGAACTTCGGCTATGCCTATGCAAAGAGAATGATTGATGTTCATAACAG GGCGTATTTCCAGCAGCATGGGAGTTGCTATACAGCTGTGATTCCCACTAATGTGTTTGGTCCCCATGACAACTTCAGCATTGAGGATGGTCATGTGCTGCCAGGCCTCATTCACAAAGCTTACATTGCTCAAA AGGAGGGGAAGCCCCTGGTGGTCTGGGGCTCCGGCACTCCCAGAAGACAGTTCATCTACTCTTTGGACCTGGCTCGTCTCTTCCTGTGGGTTTTGAGAGAGTATTCAGAGGTCGATCCAATCATTCTCTCTG TtggagaggaggatgaagtGTCCATCAAAGAAGCTGCAGAAGCAGTTGTGCAAGCACTGGACTTTAAAGGAGAAGTGGTG TTTGATACCAGTAAAGCAGACGGCCAGTTCAAAAAGACAGCCAGCAATGCAAAGCTGCACCGCTACCTGCCGGACTTCACCTTCACACCCTTCAAACAAG CTTTAAAGGAAACCTGTGATTGGTTTGTTGCCAACTATGACGCAGCCAGGAAGTGA